In Leptolyngbya sp. O-77, the genomic window AGATTGGCGATCGCCCTCTCAGCTTAACACTACGCCCTCGGCTTAGCGGTCTTTTGGCTTGCACTGCCCAACTGCGTTAGATACTGGCGCAAGTTCTGTATGATCTCTGCACAATTGAAATAATCTGCACAAGATTGAACTAAATGATTCAGCCAGTATCAGGCGGCGAAGCGCCATCTGTCTCCGCCTGCCGATAGGGAAACATGGTTGCTAGAAGCTGCTGAAGTGCCTCCCGTCCGTAGACTGGGGGTGTGGACAGACTAATCGGCGCAGTGGTCGAGAGTCCGCCCACAGAGCGTCGGTCACTCAACGCATTGGGCCCAAGCCCAGCGCCAGACGTGGAAGGTTGAGCAGGCAACGGCGGGGATGGAATCGCACCGCTAGAGTCTGGTATGGCAGAGGCAAGTGGGGTATCCAGGTCAACTCGGCGGCTCGTGTCTCCCAGTAGCGCCTTGGGCGGCACAATTTCACCAGGGGCGATCGCTGGATTTAGAATTGTCGCTTCGGCCCCGATGCAAGCCGTCGCGCCGATATGCCCTGCACCAATGATTAGTACCCGCGAACCGATCGTCACGCCTGCCTCGATCGTCAGCGGGCCGCCGTGGGCGTGCAAGATAGCCCCCGCCGCAACGCTAACCCCTGCCCGAATCGTAATCCGACTGCCAGGGTTAGCCTGGAGCAAAACCCCAGGGGCGATCGCCGCCCCTGGCTCAATCACCACATCGCCATTCGTCAACCCTGGGGTGGTCTCAACTGACGATAGCGGTGACCTCTGCATTGCTCTAAGGGGATGTAAACCAACCTGTCGTTAAACCCGACTCCAACCGATCAGTGAGCCGCGAGGTTGCTAAGTCAACGCTGCAACTGCTGAAACTGCTGATTGCAACTTGTAACCAGCCGTTGCAACCGATGACTGCAACCAATGACTGCACCTCCATGCAGCGCCTATGGACGCTGAATAATCGTCTCCGCAACCCGTCGCTTGGACTGAGTATCGACTCCATAAACCCGGACATACTGCCCCTGGTTATCTCCCAAGCAGCGCTCCAAAGCTGCCAGCACATCCGATTCACGACCAGACTCGATCGGCGAGCAGCTTTCCCAAGAGCTAGTCTGGAAACGACGTTTGTCGGCATGTTCTACGGCAACTTTGTAGCCCTGAGACAGCAGGTGGCGAACCTGATCGACGACTTCGGGGCTGAGGCGCTGGCTCGAAGCAGCAGAGCTATGGCCTGCGTTGAAGCTGCTGGCGGCGGGCTGCTGATATGATGAGCCACTGCTGCTGTAGCTGGGGGCAGGAGCGCTGCCGTTTTGCCCATTGCCAGGACGCTGCACGATCAGTTCTCCAACCCGCTGCTTTAGCTTGGGATCAATGCCAAATAGCCGGACATACTCACCCGAATGCTCTGCCAGACAGGCTTGCAGTGCCGAAATCGCTTCAGAGTCGCGGGTTGCTAGGATGGGAGCGCAGGTATGCCAGGAACTCGTTTGAAAGCGGCGTTTGTCGGCGTGTTCTGTGCCGATTTGCAGCCCGCGAGACAGCAGCCCGCGAACGTGTTCTACCACTTCGGGCGATAGACCAGACGAACTGACACCGCTCCCTCCATAGGAGGCAGCAGGCTTGCTGTAGCTGTGGCTAGCGTAGCTCTGGCTAGAATAGCTGGCAGCACTGGTTGATGCGCCGTTTCCGTTGGTGCGATCGCCTGGCCGCTGCACGATCAGTTCCCCAACACGCCGCTTGGAGTGGGTATCGATGCCAAACAGCCGCACGTATTCGCCGCTATGTTCAGTCAGGCAGGCTTGTAACGCCGCCAGCACATCTGCCTCGCGGGAAGACTGGATGGGCGCACAGCTATGCCAGGAACTGGTTTGGAATCGGCGAGTATCCGCATGTTCGGTGCCAATTCGATAGCCCTGGGCTAGCAAATGGCGCACCTGTTCGACAACTTCTGGAGTTAATTGAGTATTCAGCATCTCAGGATTTTGGCTGGAACGATAGGACGACTCGGCAGCGCGATCGCTCGGCTGCTGAAGGCGGGCTGATTCGGAGCGGGTCGGAGAACCAGCGCCCCCATCACCAGACCGCATTGCGTCGTTGAAACCAACGACTTGGGAAGCAAACTCGATATCAACCGACTGAACCTCTGGCAAGCGGTCGGCTTGCTGCTGGGTAGTGATGACCGACCCAGAGGGAACATACCGACCTGGCGGGAATTTTCCACATCCTGGATGAGCGCGTGCATCATGACAATGCAGCCCTCGCCGATGCGGGCGTTGAACACCGTAGACCGGAAGCCAATAAAGCAGCGATCGCCCACATAGGCCGGCCCGTGAATCAGCGCCATGTGGGTAATAGAAACGTCTTGACCAATCCAGACTGAGTAGGGCTGCTGATCATCCCCCAGCACGCGCCCTTGCGGCAACCCGTGAACGATCGCCCCCTCCTGAACGCTGCTGCCTGAACCGACATAAAAGGGTGCGCCCTCCTCTGCTCGGATGGAAGCGCCCGGTGAGATTAGCACGTTTGCACCAATCTGCACATCTCCCATCACGGTCGAAAAGGAGTGAACGTATGCAGTCTCATGAATCTTGGGCTGCGTTACCCCTTTTGCCCAGGGTGTAGCAGCAACGGAGCTTTGAGCAACCATGACCACAGCTCTCCTGACCCAGCAACAAAACTCGAACCGTGACCGGCAAAATTAACAGGCCGAATCAACCCGCAAAACCGGCCGACACAGATCGAGCAAGGTCAACCCAAACCTTTCACCACCCTCACAGCCCGATCGACCCCGATCAGCCGTAAACCGAGAGCCTGAAACACAATGGTCAGGCTCCCGGTTTCCCACAGCACTCAACGGGCGATCGCCCTCACCACTCTAGAATCGGAACGCTAGAACTCAGAACTCTAGGATCGGAACCACTGTTTGGACAGCCCTCGCTAGACAATCATCGATCTTGATCCCGCTTGCGATAAAGCATGAGATTTTCCACGCTTACGGTATCAATGATGCCAATCACTAGGGCATCTAGGGGACGAGACTCTCCGCCAGGGGTCTGACGCGCAGCACTGCCTCGACTAACCAAGACCCATTCATCTAGCCCAGCCCCTACGCTGTCTGCCGCCACTTCATAGTCTGCCAAGAGGTTTCCCTCCACATCGACAAACTGCAACAGCAGAAACTTGACCCCCTGCAAGCTAGGCTCTTTTTGAGTGCTAACGACCGTACCGCAAACCTTGGCAATCTGCATCTAGTGGCTACTTACGGACGGTTGACGGGGCGAATCCCGCTGACGCTTTCCCGGAAGGCTTCAACGGCTTCGGTATAGCGAATCGGCAGCACGTACTCCAGGTTTTCATGAGGACGAGCAATAATGTGAGTGGAGAGCACTTGTCCGCCGTTGACTCGCTTCACGTTTTCAATCCCAGCCGCCACGGAAGCTTGCACTTCGGACACGTCGCCCCGGACAATCACGGTCACCCGCCCACTGCCGATTTTCTCATAGCCAACCAGCGTCACCCGTGCTGCTTTCACCATCGCGTCCGCCGCTTCGACCACGGCAGGAAAGCCCAGAGTTTCTACCATTCCAACTGCAATTGCCATCGTTTTCTCCCTTCCAAAAAACGGTACTCGAACAAAACTAAAACCTGCGATCGCCATTCATCGCTACTCGCAGCTTGGGCCAGCAAACCAGTCCAAAACCTTATTCACCAGCCCAACACCGTCAGTCTGTCTGCAACTGTTAATTATGACAAGTTATGTGCAACTAAGTAACAGCCAGCAGCGACTTAGATATAAGAACTCTGCTTCAACCTTCCATTCAGTCTTGCAGATATAGACTTAAGCGACCCTAGGTGTGGGAAATGACGCAAGCGATAACGCTTTGTCTCAGCTATACAAGCTGTGGCTAACCAACCCAGCAGCCATCCCCTTCAGCGTGCTTCAAACCGGAACAACCGTGCAACGTGGGCATAGAGCAAACACTCTAGAGCTTCCGATAGGAACCTCCGAATAGAGCTAGCCACAGTCAACAACCTGTGTGGCTTCAAATCCTTAGACAAAGGACTGAAATGTAGCTTCAGCGAATACCACAAGGTGTCCAAAAAATCTCTAGATGAGCAAACAAACTCGGCATTTGCATCACAAGAAATAGATTGGAAAAGCACGACGGAATTCCCATTGTCAGAATACAAGGGGGTTGACCGCTTTGGCAATATAAACCAAAGTAATTGTTTTTATGGTCTATATAACTCAGCGTTATATCCGTTGGCAATCTGAATCTTTAACAGAACCAGTTCAAGACCAGAGCGCAGGGGCTTATAGTGTAATGCGTCGTGTGAGCAAAGCTGCACATAGAACTGCACACATAGAACCGCACATTCCGTGCATTGTGGCAATACCTACAAAACCTACAAATGACTGACAAACTATCTGACAAATACTTGCAAACAATACCAAGGACAGGCATGTGTACCAAAAATGCTGGTTCGGAAGCTGCCAGCCCCTTGAACCTTTCACTCCTTATTCCGTAATGGCCCTTGTATTTTATGAGGAAAGCAACAGCCAGTGTCTTATTCTTGGAAAACAGTTCGTAAACCTTGAGAGGATTTAATATTTCGTGTTTTTTGATTGAGGATCGACACAATAATTTACATTTCAACGTTGTCAATCCTGTGAAGCCAGAGGGTCAACAAATTGTTTGCTTTTTATAAGAGTGTGTTTGTAAACAAATATTGCAAAGGAATTGAAGCATCCTAGCCAAAAGATGTATCAGGAAATCAGAGTTGTAAGAGGTAGGAGTATGGAACAGTTCAAAACTTACAGCAGTGATTTGACGGATGAGGAATGGCAAATAATCGAACCTTTACTGCCTGAGGATAAACCGGTTGGGCGACTGCGGGAGGTTGATTTACGGAAAGTCCTTGATGCCATTTTTTACCGGGTAGACAATGGAGTGAAATGGCGCAATCTCCCAGCAGACTTTCCAGCGTGGCAGACCGTGTATGGGTATTTTCGTCTTTGGGTGCGTTTGGGAGTATGGGAAAGGATTAACAGCACCTTGGTGAGAAGCGTCCGAGAATCGGAGGGACGCGAAGCCGAACCCAGTTTAGGGATTCTAGATAGCCAGTCGGTGAGACTGGGGGAAAAAGGGGGGAGCAAATCGGGGTTGATGGCTTCAAAAAGATAAAAGGGCGGAAGCGGACGGCCCTTGTCGACGTTTTAGGACTGATACTCAAATGCCATGTGGGAGCGGCCAATCAAGCCGAAGTCAAAGCGGCCCCTTGGGTTTTATTTGAGGTTTTAGAGACGCACCAACGGATGGCTAAAATTCTTGCTGACCAGGGTTACCAGGGGGATTTGGAGGAGGATATAGAAGCAGTGTATGGGGTCGAGTTTGAGGTGGTGGAGCATAAGGGAAAAGGATTTTCGGTGCAAGCGAAGCGATGGATTGTGGAACGGACCTGGGCTTGGCTAGAGAACAATCGGGGATTAGTGCGAGACTATGAACGATTGCCTGAGAATCATGAGGGCATGGTTTATGCCGCGATGATTCGGTTGATGCTGCGACGATTAGGAAATAACCGCAGGACAAGAAAAACGAAGGAAGCTTAACAACTGTTTACAAACACTCTCTAAGCGTTTGCGGCAGTAATGCTACAGTCCTTATTACAAAAAACCTTGTGTAGCGGCGATCGCACTCTTTGTCTAGAACGTGCGATCGCCTTTTTAGCAACCTAAGTTTGGCATCAAGTCGATCCCATATCGGGATACATCAGCAGCCAGTAAAATCCTCAGTCCGCTTGATCTGCTATTGGCAGCAATGCGAGAATCGCTCAAGTCGTGCCACAGGCTGCACGCAGTGGCTTAGATTCAAGGGCGGATCAGACTTAGGGGGGTAGGCCAAGCAGTTTAGTCCTACGAATGTAGACTCAGAAATGCGTATCTGTTCAAGCAACAGTTCAAACCATGTTCAGACTACATTTGTTCAGACGACATTCAGGTCAGATAGTTCAGTCAGGATGACATGAGTTCGGGCATGGCTGGTTAGCCTAGCTCATGAAGTGTTTGCGATACAGTAGCTCCAACTGCAACTAACTCCAGTAGAGTAGGCCTCCAGGCGAGCAAGCCTCCAGTAGATGGAAGTGGGTTCGAGCAGCCATAGAGAATCAGTGAATGATAAAGCGTGATGAAAGGCAGCCCGACAATCTTGGCACCTGTTTTAGCACCTGTTTTAGCACCTGTTTTATTTAGCACCCGTTAAAGCGCGTAAGGGATGAATCGATGGTTCAGTTTTTAATTGAAACCAGTTGGTGGGTTCCAGGCTATGGATTGATTGGAGCGCTGTTGACGTTGCCTTGGTCTGTAGGGGTGGTGCGGCGAACGGGGCCCCGGCCAGCGGCCTATTTCAATATTTTGATGACACTGCTGGCCCTGGTTCACTGTGGGCTGCTGCTGTGGGTAGTCTGGGATATGCCACCCCAGTATGAGCCGCTACCCTGGCTGTCGGTGCTAGACTTGGACATTACCCTATCGCTAGAGCTATCCCGAATCAGCGTTGGCGCAGCACTGATTATTACGGTCTTGAGCCTGATTGCCCAGGTGTTTGCCTTGGGATACCTAGAGAAAGACTGGGCGCTGGCCCGGTTCTACGCGCTGATGGGCTTTTTTGAAGGAGCCATGAGCGGACTGGTGCTGAGCAACTCGCTGTTCCTCAGCTATGCCCTGCTGGAGATGCTGACGCTTTCGACCTATCTGCTGGTGGGATTTTGGTATGCCCAACCGCTAGTGGTCACGGCGGCTCGCGATGCTTTCTTGACCAAGCGCGTAGGCGATGTGCTGCTGCTAATGGGCGTGGTTGCGGTGGGTCTACTGGCAGGCGATTTAGACTTTCCCTATCTGGAGGCCTGGGCTGAAACGGCGAATTTGTCGCCGCTGGTGGCAAATCTGGTGGGTCTGGCCCTGATTGCGGGCCCGGTCGGCAAGTGTGCCCAGTTTCCTTTGAACCTTTGGTTGGATGAGGCAATGGAAGGGCCAAACCCGGCCTCGATCCTGCGGAACTCGGTGGTGGTGGCCTGCGGAGCCTATGTGCTGATTCGGATGCAGCCGATCGTGGCGCTGTCGCCTGTGGCGCTGACGACCTTGATGGTGTTGGGGACGGTGACGGCGGTCGGGGCTTCGCTGGTGGCGATCGCCCAAATCGACATCAAACGTGCCCTCTCCCACACGACGAGCGCCTATCTGGGTCTGGTGTTTTTGGCAGTAGGGCTACAGCAGCACGATACGGCGCTGCTCCTGCTGTTCACCCACGGAATTGCCAAAGCGCTGCTGTTTATGTGTACTGGCTCGGTGATTCTGACCACCAGCACTCAAGATTTGCGAGAAATGGGGGCGCTGGGGTCGCGGATGCCCGCCACGGCTAGCGCTTTTGTGATTGGGGCGCTGGGGTCTGTGGGGCTGGTGCCGCTGGGATGCTTTTGGGCGATGTATCAGTGGGCGCTGCCGGTGTGGCGGTCTTCGCCGGGTTTGCTGGCGGTGCTGCTGATCGTCAACGGCCTAACGGCTTTTGGGCTAACGCGAGTGTTTGGTCTAGTTTTTTGTGGTGAGGTGAAGCCCAAAACGCGACGCGCTCCTGAAGCACCCTGGCCGATTGCAGTGCCGATGGTATCGGTGGCGATCGCCACGCTGCTGGTGCCCGTTATGCTCCACAACTGGGGGCTGCTGCCCGACTGGAGAGACCTGAATCTGGCGATCGCCGGGGCGCTATTTGCCTCCAGCATCACGGGTTGCGGGCTGGGTGTTTTCTTTTACATCGGATCTCGCCCCCTGCCGCAGCCGGGCGGACTGGGCTGGAAATCGCTCCAGGATTTCCTGGCCCACGATTTTCGGATTGAGCAGCTTTACAAGCTGACGGTGGTGTTTGCTGTGTCCCAAGGTTCGAGGCTTACGGCCTGGTTTGACCGATACGTGGTAGACGGCATGGTGAATCTCCTCGGTGTTGCGTCGCTGATCGGCGGCGAGAGCCTGAAATATACTGTTTCGGGACGTGCTAGACACTATCTGCTAACCGTGTTTGTCGGGGTCATTTTGGGAATTGCCTGGCTGGGCTGGATGTTTTAGAACCCTATCGCTTGATTCGGAACGCCTGTTGCTAAAACACCTAAAAAACTGCTGGCTAAAGTTCTTCCCCCAGAACGCTGCACCCAGACTTACTCCCACGCTCTCACCCACGCTCTTACACAAGCATCCCCAACCATTCTGATTTGCCATGCTGAGTGTTCTAATCTGGTTTCCGGTTCTTGGTGCGCTGATCATCAGCCTCTTGCCCCAAGCGCAAGCAGCGGCGAGGGCCCGCCAGGTGGCGCTGGGGTTTGCAACGCTGGTTCTGGTGTGGACTGGGGTGCTGGTCAGCCGGTTTGACACCAGCGCGGCTGCGTTTCAGCTTCAGGAAGCGCTAACGTGGATTGAGCAGCTTGGGCTGAGCTACAAACTGGGGGTGGATGGACTGTCGCTGCCGCTAATTGTGCTAAACAGCCTGCTGGTGTGGTTGGCAATCTACAGCACTGATGTCAATTTGAATCGTCCTCGACTCTGGTATTGCCTGATGCTGCTGCTAGAAGCGGGCGTGGCGGGGGCGTTTTTGTCAGAGAACCTGCTGCTGTTCTTTCTGTTCTATGAGGTGGAA contains:
- a CDS encoding transferase, whose translation is MQRSPLSSVETTPGLTNGDVVIEPGAAIAPGVLLQANPGSRITIRAGVSVAAGAILHAHGGPLTIEAGVTIGSRVLIIGAGHIGATACIGAEATILNPAIAPGEIVPPKALLGDTSRRVDLDTPLASAIPDSSGAIPSPPLPAQPSTSGAGLGPNALSDRRSVGGLSTTAPISLSTPPVYGREALQQLLATMFPYRQAETDGASPPDTG
- a CDS encoding ribulose bisphosphate carboxylase small subunit, whose product is MLNTQLTPEVVEQVRHLLAQGYRIGTEHADTRRFQTSSWHSCAPIQSSREADVLAALQACLTEHSGEYVRLFGIDTHSKRRVGELIVQRPGDRTNGNGASTSAASYSSQSYASHSYSKPAASYGGSGVSSSGLSPEVVEHVRGLLSRGLQIGTEHADKRRFQTSSWHTCAPILATRDSEAISALQACLAEHSGEYVRLFGIDPKLKQRVGELIVQRPGNGQNGSAPAPSYSSSGSSYQQPAASSFNAGHSSAASSQRLSPEVVDQVRHLLSQGYKVAVEHADKRRFQTSSWESCSPIESGRESDVLAALERCLGDNQGQYVRVYGVDTQSKRRVAETIIQRP
- a CDS encoding EutN/CcmL family microcompartment protein, whose protein sequence is MQIAKVCGTVVSTQKEPSLQGVKFLLLQFVDVEGNLLADYEVAADSVGAGLDEWVLVSRGSAARQTPGGESRPLDALVIGIIDTVSVENLMLYRKRDQDR
- a CDS encoding carbon dioxide-concentrating mechanism protein CcmK — its product is MAIAVGMVETLGFPAVVEAADAMVKAARVTLVGYEKIGSGRVTVIVRGDVSEVQASVAAGIENVKRVNGGQVLSTHIIARPHENLEYVLPIRYTEAVEAFRESVSGIRPVNRP
- a CDS encoding IS5 family transposase; translated protein: MEQFKTYSSDLTDEEWQIIEPLLPEDKPVGRLREVDLRKVLDAIFYRVDNGVKWRNLPADFPAWQTVYGYFRLWVRLGVWERINSTLVRSVRESEGREAEPSLGILDSQSVRLGEKGGSKSGLMASKR
- a CDS encoding transposase gives rise to the protein MKGRKRTALVDVLGLILKCHVGAANQAEVKAAPWVLFEVLETHQRMAKILADQGYQGDLEEDIEAVYGVEFEVVEHKGKGFSVQAKRWIVERTWAWLENNRGLVRDYERLPENHEGMVYAAMIRLMLRRLGNNRRTRKTKEA
- a CDS encoding NAD(P)H-quinone oxidoreductase subunit F; protein product: MVQFLIETSWWVPGYGLIGALLTLPWSVGVVRRTGPRPAAYFNILMTLLALVHCGLLLWVVWDMPPQYEPLPWLSVLDLDITLSLELSRISVGAALIITVLSLIAQVFALGYLEKDWALARFYALMGFFEGAMSGLVLSNSLFLSYALLEMLTLSTYLLVGFWYAQPLVVTAARDAFLTKRVGDVLLLMGVVAVGLLAGDLDFPYLEAWAETANLSPLVANLVGLALIAGPVGKCAQFPLNLWLDEAMEGPNPASILRNSVVVACGAYVLIRMQPIVALSPVALTTLMVLGTVTAVGASLVAIAQIDIKRALSHTTSAYLGLVFLAVGLQQHDTALLLLFTHGIAKALLFMCTGSVILTTSTQDLREMGALGSRMPATASAFVIGALGSVGLVPLGCFWAMYQWALPVWRSSPGLLAVLLIVNGLTAFGLTRVFGLVFCGEVKPKTRRAPEAPWPIAVPMVSVAIATLLVPVMLHNWGLLPDWRDLNLAIAGALFASSITGCGLGVFFYIGSRPLPQPGGLGWKSLQDFLAHDFRIEQLYKLTVVFAVSQGSRLTAWFDRYVVDGMVNLLGVASLIGGESLKYTVSGRARHYLLTVFVGVILGIAWLGWMF